From Burkholderia savannae, a single genomic window includes:
- a CDS encoding transglutaminase family protein, with protein MRLAIRHISRFQFDEHAAYVLQRLRLRPQSGPSQTVRAWQVTIDGVEPTLTYADGLGNRVDLVRHDRDKPEIAIIAAGVVETQDRAGILGNADSYAPPWVFERATDLTRAGDAIRALADALPIEHKSLDALHWLMTEVHSRIAYEPNAQAAPRDAETALQSGVGTSRDHAHVFVATARALKIPARYVSGYLLTDGSMQRIAEALHQASGVAQQAMQMRHDADGAHEAPGDAVRQTSVAIQEAAVAMQPQSGHAWAEAYIEGLGWVGFDPFMNRCPDERYVRIAAGLDYRDTMPVYGPGAKPVGVEISVIQSPELV; from the coding sequence GCGCTTCCAATTCGACGAACACGCTGCGTACGTGCTGCAGCGCCTGCGGCTGCGCCCGCAAAGCGGCCCGAGCCAGACCGTGAGGGCCTGGCAGGTGACGATCGACGGCGTCGAGCCGACGCTCACGTACGCGGATGGACTCGGCAATCGCGTCGACCTCGTGCGGCACGATCGCGACAAGCCGGAGATCGCGATCATCGCGGCGGGCGTCGTCGAGACGCAGGATCGCGCCGGCATCCTCGGCAACGCCGATTCGTATGCGCCGCCGTGGGTGTTCGAGCGCGCGACCGACCTCACGCGCGCGGGCGACGCGATTCGCGCGCTCGCCGACGCGCTGCCGATCGAGCACAAGAGCCTCGATGCGCTGCATTGGCTGATGACCGAGGTGCACAGCCGGATCGCCTACGAGCCGAACGCGCAGGCGGCGCCGCGCGACGCGGAGACCGCGCTGCAAAGCGGCGTCGGCACGAGCCGCGACCACGCGCACGTGTTCGTCGCGACGGCGCGCGCGCTGAAGATTCCGGCGCGTTACGTGTCGGGCTATTTGCTGACGGACGGCTCGATGCAGCGGATCGCCGAAGCGCTGCATCAGGCGAGCGGCGTCGCGCAGCAGGCGATGCAGATGCGGCATGACGCGGACGGCGCGCACGAAGCGCCGGGCGACGCGGTGCGCCAGACGAGCGTCGCGATACAGGAAGCGGCGGTCGCGATGCAGCCGCAATCGGGCCACGCGTGGGCCGAGGCGTACATCGAAGGGCTCGGCTGGGTCGGCTTCGATCCGTTCATGAACCGTTGCCCGGACGAGCGTTACGTGCGGATCGCGGCGGGCCTCGATTATCGCGACACGATGCCGGTCTACGGTCCCGGCGCGAAGCCGGTCGGCGTCGAGATCAGCGTGATCCAATCCCCGGAACTCGTCTGA